A genome region from Streptomyces antimycoticus includes the following:
- a CDS encoding helix-turn-helix domain-containing protein, protein MRLRRAVHCGEGRAGTPDRRASTAASDVAYGAFRKPLVLEMTASLRKGMAARKDTSRSTHTRADAQSAGRIVSTTSEVSPKTAADRAFRVLRTLDALGPGTHSLDTLTRLTGLARSTAHRILQSAVREGAVLQSGYGRYRLAPSAVSPVTGPLVNLPFSLETLHTELSALRSRAGDAALIHVPVMLRPPLRVSLCCCYDPGGELAPSFADGDRSGPLFRAPLYTDAAGLVLLARLPGVAPGDPVLRRIRDLNHARTPSALPGWDLVAAPVQRGAATVASVSLLVRRSTDPGPHRRAAAEVMRTVARLGQAARCTSRPAGAGRAR, encoded by the coding sequence ATGCGACTCCGCAGGGCGGTTCATTGTGGGGAAGGTCGGGCTGGTACACCGGACCGGCGGGCCTCCACCGCGGCATCCGACGTTGCTTATGGAGCGTTTCGGAAGCCATTGGTTCTGGAAATGACGGCTTCATTGCGGAAGGGAATGGCGGCCCGCAAGGATACGTCTCGTAGCACCCACACCCGTGCCGATGCGCAGTCTGCTGGGAGAATTGTGTCCACTACTTCGGAAGTTTCCCCCAAAACGGCCGCTGACCGGGCCTTTCGCGTGCTTCGGACGCTGGACGCGCTCGGTCCGGGCACGCATTCCCTCGACACCCTCACCCGCCTCACCGGGCTGGCCCGTTCCACCGCTCACCGCATACTCCAGTCCGCGGTCCGCGAAGGCGCGGTCCTCCAGTCCGGATACGGCAGGTACCGGCTGGCCCCCTCCGCCGTCAGCCCGGTCACCGGCCCGCTCGTCAACCTGCCGTTCTCGCTGGAGACCCTGCACACCGAACTGTCCGCCCTGCGCAGCCGCGCAGGGGACGCCGCGCTCATCCATGTGCCCGTCATGCTCAGGCCCCCGCTGCGGGTCAGTCTGTGCTGCTGCTACGACCCGGGCGGCGAGTTGGCGCCCAGCTTTGCCGACGGCGACCGCTCCGGCCCGCTGTTCCGCGCGCCGCTGTACACCGACGCCGCCGGGCTGGTCCTCCTCGCGCGGCTGCCCGGCGTCGCTCCGGGCGATCCCGTCCTGCGCCGCATCCGGGACCTCAACCATGCCCGCACCCCCTCGGCGCTGCCCGGCTGGGACCTGGTGGCCGCCCCCGTACAGCGCGGCGCGGCCACGGTCGCCTCGGTGAGTCTGCTGGTCCGCCGCTCGACCGACCCCGGGCCCCACCGGCGGGCCGCGGCCGAGGTGATGCGGACCGTCGCCCGGTTGGGCCAGGCGGCCCGCTGCACCTCCCGGCCCGCGGGAGCCGGCCGTGCCCGCTGA
- a CDS encoding carbamoyltransferase family protein: MRILGVNGWPGASHDASACLLVDGEVIAFAEEERFTRAKHSYGQAPHHAVAWCLAEAGLSIEDIDFVAHGWEMPELFARRGLEWFPTPEEALDFLLPRGVFPRRRDPRLIFVEHHMAHAASAYYFSGRDSGAVLILDGQGENESATLAVGSGGDLKLLRSISPGWSLGYFYAAVCEYAGLGADAAGKLMGLAPYGTPGDTTFGGALQVHGDGYSVDAVPEGLLSRGRTDEEDDTIRLWMNRLEKTLTLPPNAVSRGFDPMLGRYTKRTARDPYDYRDLAATAQEALEQCVLALVRGLLRDSGESTLLVAGGVGFNATLNGKLMRLPEVDDLFVQPLAGDQGVSLGAAGWVASQAGERVRPMTGTVAWGPRWGPDAVREVLDATGTRYTEPADIAVATADMLARGGIVGWHQGRSEGGPRALGHRSILAVPYPAEQQDRINLTIKDRERWRPFAPSLREESAAELLGLDRPLPYMIVTTPVPERHRRYLAAATHVDGTTRPQTVSVGANPLYHRLLGQVEERTGRAVVLNTSFNGNSEPVVCSPRDALATFARAPLDALALGPFLVQR; encoded by the coding sequence ATGCGTATTCTCGGTGTGAATGGATGGCCGGGGGCGAGCCACGACGCGTCGGCCTGCCTGCTTGTCGACGGGGAGGTCATCGCCTTCGCCGAGGAGGAGCGCTTCACCCGCGCCAAGCACTCCTACGGCCAGGCCCCGCACCACGCCGTGGCGTGGTGCCTGGCCGAGGCGGGGCTGTCCATCGAGGACATCGACTTCGTGGCCCACGGGTGGGAGATGCCCGAGTTGTTCGCCCGGCGCGGTCTGGAATGGTTCCCCACCCCGGAGGAGGCGCTGGACTTCCTGCTGCCGCGCGGTGTCTTCCCCAGGCGCCGGGACCCCCGGCTCATCTTCGTCGAGCACCACATGGCCCACGCCGCGAGCGCCTACTACTTCTCGGGCCGGGACAGTGGGGCGGTGCTGATCCTCGACGGGCAGGGCGAGAACGAGAGCGCCACCCTGGCCGTCGGCAGCGGTGGCGACCTCAAACTGCTCCGGTCGATCTCGCCGGGGTGGTCGCTGGGGTACTTCTACGCCGCGGTCTGCGAGTACGCCGGTCTGGGTGCCGACGCCGCGGGCAAGCTCATGGGCCTCGCCCCGTACGGGACGCCTGGGGACACCACCTTCGGCGGTGCGCTGCAGGTACACGGGGACGGCTACAGCGTCGACGCCGTGCCGGAGGGCCTGCTCTCGCGCGGCCGCACCGACGAGGAGGACGACACGATCCGGCTGTGGATGAACCGGCTGGAGAAGACGCTGACCCTGCCGCCCAATGCCGTCTCCCGCGGCTTCGATCCGATGCTCGGTCGCTACACCAAGCGGACCGCGCGTGACCCGTACGACTACCGCGACCTGGCAGCCACCGCACAAGAAGCGCTGGAGCAGTGCGTGCTCGCCCTGGTGCGCGGACTGCTGCGCGACAGCGGGGAGTCGACCCTGCTGGTGGCCGGCGGCGTGGGTTTCAACGCGACACTCAACGGCAAGTTGATGCGGCTGCCGGAGGTGGACGACCTCTTCGTCCAGCCGCTCGCGGGTGACCAGGGGGTGAGCCTGGGCGCCGCCGGCTGGGTCGCCTCCCAGGCCGGGGAACGGGTCCGGCCCATGACGGGCACGGTCGCGTGGGGGCCGCGGTGGGGTCCCGACGCCGTCCGGGAGGTGCTGGACGCGACCGGGACGCGCTACACCGAACCGGCCGACATCGCGGTGGCCACGGCGGACATGCTCGCCCGCGGGGGGATCGTGGGCTGGCACCAGGGGCGCAGCGAGGGCGGTCCCCGGGCGCTCGGGCACCGCAGCATCCTCGCCGTGCCGTACCCCGCCGAGCAGCAGGACCGGATCAACCTGACCATCAAGGACCGTGAGCGGTGGCGTCCGTTCGCGCCCAGCCTGCGCGAGGAGTCGGCGGCCGAACTTCTCGGACTGGACCGGCCGTTGCCGTACATGATCGTGACCACCCCGGTGCCCGAGCGGCACCGGCGGTACCTCGCGGCAGCCACCCATGTGGACGGCACCACCCGTCCGCAGACCGTCTCGGTGGGGGCGAATCCGCTCTACCACCGACTGCTGGGACAGGTGGAGGAGCGCACCGGGCGGGCGGTTGTGCTGAACACCTCCTTCAACGGCAACTCCGAACCCGTGGTCTGCTCACCCCGCGACGCCCTGGCCACCTTCGCCCGTGCACCGCTGGATGCCCTGGCCCTGGGGCCGTTCCTGGTTCAGAGGTAG
- a CDS encoding ABC transporter ATP-binding protein — protein MTTTRTADATPLAPPADEPPGTRLPLARQQEVHHWFWTFVRGNSGRITAMLTLFGLALATGLVGPRLLGHLVESVQRSTTTWRVDMVALVLVAVLAVQALLTRAAQVQTTLLGEKVLAETRESFVRRVMRLPLGTVESVGTGDLLSRATSDVDRLNEGIRLAMPRILMAAVTLALTVVAMVLTSPLLSLLLLTGLPFAVFSTRWYRPRATRGYEELLKDEAEVLTSTHETVRGAASVEALGLARRRIDHHGSAVARVVRHRRRITGLQTVWYPSLDLATMVPMAFTLLAGGAAYRDGRVGLAEITAMVLYLQSLNGPLVELLSWTDELQVGSAALRRILGVERLPVERSDTGAVPTGRRIRLRGVRFGYDAGREVLHGIDLDIPPGGRIAVVGTSGAGKSTLGKLLAGVHHPTAGVLEIGDAPVSAMSIGTLRSEVALVTQENHVFAGSVRDNLTLPERRGPGGRTGPDDDTWGDEELWAALRTVGLEEWARKLPDGLDSPVATEETDVPTVTAQQIALARLLLADPHTLVLDEATALMEPTASRQVERSMAALLAGRSVISIVHRLDSVQDADLIAVMESGRIVELGSHHELLEKDGAYARLWRSWTAAGGGAEAGG, from the coding sequence ATGACCACCACCCGGACCGCCGACGCCACCCCCCTGGCGCCCCCCGCCGACGAGCCGCCCGGAACCCGGTTGCCGCTGGCCAGGCAGCAGGAGGTGCACCACTGGTTCTGGACGTTCGTCCGCGGCAACTCCGGCCGGATCACCGCCATGCTGACCCTCTTCGGGCTCGCCCTGGCCACCGGTCTCGTCGGCCCCCGGCTGCTGGGCCACCTGGTCGAGTCCGTCCAGCGCTCTACGACCACCTGGCGCGTGGACATGGTCGCGCTCGTACTCGTGGCCGTACTCGCCGTCCAGGCGCTGCTCACCCGGGCCGCCCAGGTGCAGACGACCCTGCTCGGCGAGAAGGTGCTCGCCGAGACCCGGGAGAGCTTCGTGCGGCGCGTCATGCGGCTGCCGCTCGGCACGGTGGAGTCCGTCGGCACCGGCGACCTGCTCAGCCGCGCCACCTCCGATGTCGACCGGCTCAACGAGGGCATCCGGCTGGCCATGCCGAGGATCCTGATGGCGGCCGTCACCCTGGCACTGACCGTCGTCGCGATGGTCCTCACCTCGCCCCTGCTCTCCCTGCTCCTGCTCACCGGGCTGCCGTTCGCGGTGTTCTCCACCCGCTGGTACCGGCCACGCGCCACCCGCGGCTACGAGGAGCTGCTGAAGGACGAGGCCGAGGTGCTCACCAGCACCCATGAGACTGTCCGCGGTGCCGCCAGCGTGGAGGCGCTCGGCCTGGCCAGGCGGCGGATCGACCACCACGGGAGCGCCGTGGCCCGGGTCGTCCGCCACCGCCGCAGGATCACCGGGCTGCAGACGGTCTGGTACCCCAGTCTGGATCTGGCCACCATGGTCCCGATGGCGTTCACATTGCTGGCCGGCGGCGCCGCCTACCGCGACGGCCGGGTGGGGCTGGCCGAGATCACCGCCATGGTGCTGTATCTCCAGAGCCTCAACGGACCCCTGGTCGAACTGCTCTCCTGGACCGACGAACTCCAGGTCGGCAGCGCGGCGCTCCGGCGCATCCTGGGCGTGGAGCGCCTTCCCGTGGAGCGGTCCGACACCGGCGCGGTACCGACCGGCCGCCGGATCCGGCTGCGTGGCGTACGGTTCGGCTACGACGCCGGCCGCGAAGTCCTCCACGGCATCGACCTCGACATCCCGCCCGGCGGGCGCATCGCCGTGGTCGGCACCTCCGGAGCCGGCAAGTCGACGCTCGGCAAGCTGCTGGCGGGGGTTCACCACCCCACGGCGGGCGTGCTGGAGATCGGGGACGCCCCGGTGAGCGCGATGTCGATCGGCACCCTGCGCAGCGAGGTCGCCCTGGTCACCCAGGAGAACCACGTCTTCGCGGGCAGCGTCCGGGACAACCTGACCCTGCCGGAACGGCGCGGCCCCGGCGGCAGGACCGGGCCGGACGACGACACCTGGGGCGACGAGGAGCTGTGGGCCGCCCTGCGGACCGTGGGCCTGGAGGAGTGGGCGCGCAAGCTGCCCGACGGGCTGGACTCCCCGGTCGCCACCGAGGAAACAGACGTACCGACCGTCACCGCCCAGCAGATCGCCCTTGCCCGGCTGCTGCTCGCCGACCCGCACACCCTGGTCCTCGACGAGGCCACGGCCCTCATGGAACCCACCGCCTCCCGCCAGGTGGAGCGGTCCATGGCCGCACTGCTCGCCGGGCGGTCGGTCATCTCGATCGTGCACCGGCTCGACTCCGTACAGGACGCCGATCTGATCGCCGTCATGGAGTCCGGGCGGATCGTCGAACTCGGCAGCCACCATGAGCTGTTGGAGAAGGACGGCGCGTACGCGCGGCTTTGGCGGTCGTGGACCGCGGCCGGGGGCGGCGCGGAGGCGGGTGGCTGA
- a CDS encoding MmyB family transcriptional regulator, protein MSAGHSGIDEVRKHLGRLLRKCRARAVAEPGDLRTQGRRRGISQETTAALLGCSTRWYATLESGRMKNPTPEFLESVVAVLRMNDQERQFLFLYATGELPPATGPADYALHPGWAQLVERQPHPACIYTRRWDLIAANAGYLDLLFGAEAGSVAELPDRNVLRWVLLNKACRAERLVDWRDSWAVPMLGELRAAIAANPDSQDLMTLLDSLLADPVVKELWDAEIGVFRTHPDGTMLSIDDPAHGRVDFTILAANVMHARELRFVALMSTGPGFRPGSVEGRGTAPAYL, encoded by the coding sequence TTGAGTGCAGGACACTCGGGTATAGACGAGGTAAGGAAGCACCTTGGCCGGTTATTGCGGAAATGCCGCGCCCGGGCCGTGGCGGAACCCGGTGATCTCCGCACTCAGGGACGCCGCCGGGGCATTTCTCAGGAAACCACGGCCGCCCTCCTCGGCTGTTCCACGCGATGGTACGCGACGCTGGAGTCCGGACGTATGAAAAACCCGACTCCGGAATTCCTGGAAAGCGTGGTCGCGGTCCTGCGGATGAATGACCAGGAGCGCCAGTTCCTGTTCCTCTACGCCACCGGAGAGCTTCCCCCGGCCACCGGCCCGGCCGACTACGCGCTCCATCCCGGCTGGGCCCAACTGGTCGAGCGCCAGCCCCATCCCGCCTGCATCTACACCCGGCGCTGGGACCTGATCGCCGCCAACGCCGGCTACCTCGACCTGCTTTTCGGGGCGGAGGCCGGAAGCGTGGCCGAGCTGCCCGACCGTAACGTGCTGCGCTGGGTCCTGCTGAACAAGGCCTGCCGCGCCGAACGGCTGGTCGACTGGCGCGACAGCTGGGCGGTGCCGATGCTCGGCGAACTGCGCGCCGCGATCGCGGCCAATCCCGACAGCCAGGACCTGATGACCCTGCTGGACAGTCTGCTGGCCGACCCGGTGGTGAAGGAGCTCTGGGACGCGGAGATCGGCGTCTTCCGCACCCACCCCGACGGCACGATGCTGAGCATCGATGACCCGGCGCACGGCCGCGTGGACTTCACCATCCTCGCGGCGAACGTCATGCACGCCAGGGAACTGCGCTTTGTGGCGCTCATGTCCACCGGGCCGGGCTTCCGCCCCGGCTCGGTGGAGGGCCGGGGCACCGCGCCCGCCTACCTCTGA
- a CDS encoding CocE/NonD family hydrolase — MRIVVEHDLEIPLRDGTVLRADLYRPDSRVSLPTLIRRTPYGRAGESAGPGLDTRRLLTAGYGLLVQDVRGRGSSGGEFEPFWAEGADGADTVDWAAAQPWCDGRVGMLGRSYEGSTALLAAGHAPEALHAVSAYMAGSEFREGWCYQGGVFQLGFVLHWALADLLLPGLLAADSGSTGAGAERVLHALDSIEDLYRTPGLAWKLLDELAPYVRRWREHPRPGPYWRRAAPNQTYPAMRAAGLHIGGWYDIFLGGTLENYDGGRRYGGSAAAREHATLVVGPWSHCVRGGVFPGRRYGVRADDQVLDVTGLHIDHFDRTLKGTGGPPAERVRLFLTGVDRWQTFPDWPVPDVSPAALYLTSGARHANSATGDGALLPDPPPAAGADHFLHDPDDPVPTTGGATLMTGMFVGADCGPRDQRAVERRADVLCYTGAPQTAALTVVGEVTLVVYVSCSGPATDIAAKLVDVAPDGRAEILCDGIRAGYAECTDGPSPPGRTVEVTVRLGAVGHVFAPGHRVRLEVAGSNFPRFEVNPGTGGEPAEPWARPYETVTATVHHGRPLPSHLLLPVLITR; from the coding sequence ATGCGCATCGTGGTCGAACACGACCTGGAGATACCGCTGCGGGACGGCACCGTATTGCGGGCGGACCTTTATCGGCCGGATTCCCGCGTTTCGCTGCCGACGCTGATTCGCCGTACCCCCTACGGCCGTGCCGGCGAATCCGCCGGACCCGGGCTGGACACCCGGCGACTGCTGACAGCCGGCTACGGCCTGCTGGTCCAGGACGTCCGCGGCCGAGGCTCCTCGGGCGGGGAGTTCGAACCGTTCTGGGCCGAGGGCGCGGACGGCGCCGACACGGTCGACTGGGCCGCGGCGCAGCCGTGGTGCGACGGCAGGGTCGGCATGCTGGGGCGGTCGTACGAAGGCAGCACCGCGCTGCTGGCCGCGGGCCATGCCCCAGAGGCGCTCCACGCGGTCTCCGCGTATATGGCCGGGTCCGAGTTCCGGGAGGGCTGGTGCTACCAGGGCGGTGTGTTCCAGCTCGGCTTCGTCCTGCACTGGGCCCTGGCCGACCTGTTGCTGCCGGGGCTGCTGGCGGCCGACTCAGGCAGCACGGGCGCCGGGGCGGAGCGGGTGCTCCACGCCCTCGACTCCATCGAGGACCTGTACCGGACCCCCGGTCTCGCCTGGAAGCTCCTGGACGAACTGGCCCCGTACGTGCGGCGGTGGCGCGAGCACCCCCGGCCCGGCCCGTACTGGCGGCGCGCCGCACCCAACCAGACCTATCCGGCCATGCGGGCGGCCGGACTGCACATCGGAGGCTGGTACGACATCTTCCTCGGCGGAACGCTGGAGAACTACGACGGGGGACGCCGATACGGCGGTTCGGCCGCGGCGCGCGAGCACGCCACGCTGGTCGTCGGCCCCTGGTCGCACTGCGTCCGCGGCGGGGTGTTCCCCGGGCGGCGCTACGGGGTCCGGGCCGACGACCAGGTGCTGGACGTGACCGGGCTGCACATCGACCACTTCGACCGGACGCTGAAGGGAACGGGCGGGCCGCCGGCGGAGCGGGTGCGGCTCTTCCTGACCGGCGTCGACCGCTGGCAAACCTTCCCGGACTGGCCGGTGCCGGACGTCAGCCCCGCGGCGCTGTACCTGACCAGCGGCGCCCGGCATGCCAACTCCGCCACGGGTGACGGTGCCCTGCTGCCGGACCCGCCGCCTGCGGCCGGCGCGGACCACTTCCTCCACGACCCCGACGACCCGGTGCCCACCACCGGTGGGGCGACCCTGATGACCGGCATGTTCGTCGGTGCCGACTGCGGGCCGCGGGACCAGCGGGCCGTGGAACGCCGCGCCGACGTGCTCTGCTACACCGGCGCACCGCAGACCGCCGCGCTGACCGTGGTGGGCGAGGTGACGCTCGTCGTGTACGTCTCCTGCTCCGGGCCCGCCACGGACATCGCGGCCAAATTGGTGGACGTGGCACCGGACGGCCGTGCCGAGATCCTGTGCGACGGGATCCGCGCCGGCTACGCGGAGTGCACCGACGGGCCGTCGCCGCCCGGCCGGACCGTCGAAGTCACCGTGCGGCTCGGCGCCGTGGGCCATGTGTTTGCCCCCGGCCACCGGGTACGGCTGGAGGTGGCCGGCAGCAACTTCCCACGTTTCGAGGTCAATCCCGGCACCGGCGGTGAGCCGGCCGAGCCCTGGGCCCGGCCGTACGAGACGGTCACCGCCACCGTCCACCACGGCCGGCCACTCCCCTCCCACCTGCTGCTGCCGGTCCTCATCACCCGCTGA
- a CDS encoding ABC transporter transmembrane domain-containing protein, with product MFRPAESPATVPEADHRSAWRYLWWLVRIRPRLLVLSATLGALWMLPLALLPLVVGYAIDEGIDDGSTSSLTGWVIVVAVLAVVQAVAGAGLIQAAVGGQMHAVATSHRVVLRQATRLGGSLRLKSGSGDVVAVASGDIPSIGSAFEVVGRSSGAVVSFVAIAVALTVTSPVLGVVVLIGVPAALLGIGPLLRPLQRRNEEQRDRLGTATAQAGDICSGLRVLRGIGGERKFTERFVGVSQEVRRAGESAGRLEAWLGAAGVFLPGLVTIVVAWLGARLVLSDVITPGELVAFYGASVFLVIPVSTATEAVESISQAHVGAGRICRFLSLVPDPPPPDDPLVLPPGALSLEDRATGIEAPAGRLTAVATSGEHGSRTAARITRYGPPAPVDGTRLAGVPLDRIALPELRRRLLLCGHADILFSGPLRAELAGGRARTDEELRAALHAAAAEDVVEALPHGLDDAVIEGGRSLSGGQRQRLILARALLAAPDVLVLDDPTSAVDSSTEALIARRVARYRAGRTTLVFSGSPLWSNAADEVVTLAPVAAAGGHADHGGERTP from the coding sequence ATGTTCCGGCCCGCTGAGTCCCCGGCGACCGTTCCCGAAGCCGACCACCGCAGCGCCTGGCGCTACCTGTGGTGGCTGGTCCGGATCCGTCCACGGCTGCTGGTGCTGAGCGCCACCCTCGGCGCCCTGTGGATGCTTCCACTCGCCCTGCTCCCGCTGGTCGTCGGATACGCCATCGACGAGGGCATCGACGACGGATCGACCTCCTCGCTCACCGGCTGGGTCATCGTGGTCGCGGTGCTGGCCGTGGTCCAGGCCGTCGCCGGCGCGGGACTCATCCAGGCCGCGGTGGGAGGCCAGATGCACGCGGTCGCCACCAGCCACCGGGTCGTGCTGCGTCAGGCCACCCGGCTGGGCGGCTCGTTACGGCTCAAGTCCGGCTCCGGTGACGTGGTGGCAGTCGCCTCCGGCGACATCCCCAGCATCGGCAGCGCCTTCGAGGTCGTCGGCCGGTCCTCGGGAGCCGTCGTCTCCTTCGTGGCGATCGCAGTCGCCCTCACCGTCACCTCGCCTGTCCTGGGCGTCGTGGTGCTCATCGGCGTACCTGCGGCCCTGCTCGGGATCGGCCCGCTGCTCCGCCCGCTGCAGCGGCGCAACGAGGAGCAGCGCGACCGGCTGGGCACGGCGACCGCGCAGGCCGGCGACATCTGCTCGGGGCTGCGTGTGCTGCGCGGCATCGGCGGGGAGCGGAAGTTCACCGAGCGCTTCGTAGGCGTCAGCCAGGAGGTGCGGCGCGCAGGGGAGTCGGCCGGGCGGCTGGAGGCCTGGCTCGGCGCCGCCGGAGTGTTCCTCCCCGGTCTGGTCACCATCGTCGTCGCCTGGCTCGGTGCCCGGCTCGTCCTCTCCGATGTCATCACCCCGGGCGAACTCGTCGCGTTCTACGGCGCGTCGGTGTTCCTCGTCATCCCGGTGAGCACGGCGACGGAGGCCGTGGAGTCGATCAGCCAGGCTCATGTCGGGGCCGGACGTATCTGCCGCTTCCTCAGCCTGGTCCCCGATCCCCCGCCGCCGGACGACCCGTTGGTGCTGCCCCCGGGCGCCCTGTCGCTGGAGGACCGGGCGACCGGCATCGAGGCACCGGCGGGCCGGCTCACGGCCGTGGCCACCAGCGGCGAGCACGGTTCGCGGACCGCGGCCAGGATCACCCGGTACGGACCCCCGGCCCCCGTGGACGGCACCCGGCTCGCGGGCGTCCCGCTGGACCGGATCGCCCTGCCGGAGCTGCGCCGTCGGCTCCTCCTGTGCGGCCACGCCGACATCCTGTTCAGCGGCCCGCTCCGGGCCGAACTCGCCGGCGGCCGGGCCCGTACCGACGAGGAGCTGCGTGCGGCGCTGCACGCGGCCGCCGCCGAGGATGTGGTCGAGGCGCTGCCGCACGGGCTGGACGACGCCGTCATCGAGGGCGGCCGCTCGCTGTCCGGCGGACAGCGGCAGCGGCTGATCCTGGCCCGTGCCCTGCTCGCCGCCCCCGACGTCCTGGTCCTCGACGATCCGACGTCCGCGGTCGACTCCTCCACCGAGGCGCTGATCGCCCGGCGGGTGGCCCGCTACCGCGCGGGGCGCACCACCCTCGTCTTCAGCGGCAGCCCGCTGTGGTCGAACGCCGCCGACGAGGTGGTCACGCTCGCCCCGGTGGCCGCCGCCGGCGGCCACGCCGACCACGGAGGGGAGCGGACGCCATGA